From Actinoplanes oblitus, a single genomic window includes:
- a CDS encoding TetR family transcriptional regulator C-terminal domain-containing protein gives MTSSPSPARTRKTAEDRRAEIVRAAGGVALAEGLESVTLRRVADELGVRPGLISHYFPAAEELVATAFGATASAELDELLPPSDAAPLERFRRFFGAAIGEMFDDVSRLWLNARHLSRYRPVLSAEVNRQQDNWHGRLTAVIADGIAAGEFGAGDAAVAATRILVAVDGVSTYVNVGEIPPEAAAFAVMTAERELGLPPGSL, from the coding sequence ATGACGTCAAGCCCCTCTCCGGCACGGACCCGTAAAACCGCTGAAGATCGGCGCGCCGAGATCGTCCGCGCGGCCGGTGGGGTGGCGCTGGCCGAGGGCCTGGAGAGCGTCACCCTCCGGCGCGTCGCCGACGAGCTCGGCGTCCGTCCCGGCCTGATCAGCCACTACTTCCCGGCCGCCGAGGAGCTGGTCGCCACGGCGTTCGGCGCCACCGCCTCGGCCGAGCTCGACGAACTCCTCCCGCCCTCGGACGCCGCGCCGCTGGAGCGTTTCCGGCGGTTCTTCGGAGCCGCTATCGGCGAGATGTTCGACGACGTGAGCCGTCTGTGGCTCAACGCTCGTCACCTCAGCCGCTATCGCCCGGTGCTGTCCGCCGAGGTGAACCGTCAGCAGGACAACTGGCACGGGCGGCTGACCGCGGTGATCGCCGACGGGATCGCCGCCGGGGAGTTCGGCGCCGGGGACGCCGCGGTGGCCGCCACCCGCATTCTGGTCGCGGTGGACGGTGTCAGCACGTACGTCAATGTCGGCGAGATCCCCCCGGAAGCCGCCGCCTTCGCCGTGATGACCGCCGAGCGTGAGCTCGGCCTGCCCCCCGGATCGCTCTAG